The stretch of DNA TCCAAATGGTAATACCCTGATTCGCAACGCCGCAGCAGCCGCAGCAGGCACAACTCAGTCCGGTACCGATGTCGGCGAGATCAAATGGTCTCGCGACGCCGTTGCCGCCTTCCGCGCCGGCCGCGAGCCGAGCAACGTGACCTGGGGAGATCAGTGGGAGTTTGGTGACCTGGATGCAGCCTTTGCTGAGTGCTCGGTCATCGTTGAAGAGCCATTTGTTACCATAGGCCAACCCCACCACGCGCTGGAACCGCGCAGCGGCATGGCATACTGGGAAAACGGTCGCTGCTACTTCCACGGTTCACTGCAGAGTCACACAATCGCTGTTGCTCCGCTGGCGGGCATGCTGGGCATTGACCCGGCCAATCTGGTCTTCATCAACGAATACACCGGCGGTGGTTTCGGCGGCAAGATCTTCCCGTATCCCATCATGGCTGTTACCGGCCATCTGGCCCGCAAGATCAATCGTCCGGTACAACTGCGCATAACCCGTGAAGAAGAATTTTACATCGGGCACGCGCGAGCTGGTATGCAGGGCCTCATGAAGCTGGGCCTGAAACCTGACGGGAAAGTTGGCGCAGTGGATGTCATCGTAATTGGTGATGCCGGTGCTGGCGGCGGGGCCAGTGGTTCTGGCGCTGCACGTTTCGTTTCACTGATGGTCCAGCCCGAAGCGATGCGCTTCCGTGGTGTATCACTGTATACCAACACCTCACCTCGAGCCGCCCAGCGCGGGCCCGGTGAGAACGAGATGGCAACTGTGCTTGACCCGATTCTCGACAAAGCCATCAGACAGGCCGGACTGGACCGGGCACAGGTCAGAATCATGAATGCGCCCGACAGCAACGGCCTGATTGGCCCGCAGCGCGGGACCCTGACTGGCGCCTGGATGCCGCAGGCGATCGCTCAGGCGGCAGAGATGTTTGGCTGGGAAGAGAAAAGACAATTGTCCGGACGTCGAAACGGCAACAAGGTGACTGGCATTGGAATCGGTATGGGCTATCACTCTGCCGGTGCCAGCGGATATGACGGATTGTGCCGTATCGGCACGGACGGCAAACTGTACCTGCATACAGGTGTAGGCAACCTGGGCACCTACTCTTACGCTGCAGTCGTCCGAACGGCCGCAGAAGTGCTCAAGGTAGACTGGGAAAACTGTGAAATTGTTCGCGGCAATACCGATCTTCACCTGCCCTACAGCACTTTCCAGGCAGGCAGTAACACCATGTTCACCGAAGTGCGCACAAACTACGTAGCCGCGCAGGATGCATTGCGCAAACTGAAAGCGATTGCTGCCAGTGAGCTGGGTGGTGAACCTGACGACTACGATATTGACGGAGCGCGGGTGTTCCTGACCAGCAATCCGGACCAGGGTCTGACCTATGCCGAGGCGGCGCAACGTGCCGTGTCAATGGGTGGCGAATATAGCGGTCAGCAGTATCCTGACGATCTGAATCCGGTCACCAAGCGTGCCGTAGAAGGTCTTGCCGGAACAGGGCTGATTGGTGTAGCCAAGGACTCTCGCCACAGCGGTACCGTCCCGGCATTCACTGTCGGCTTCATGGAAATCGAGCTCGATACCATGACCGGCAAATACGACATCCTCGATTACACTGCCGTGGCAGATTGTGGCACCATCATTCACCCGATGGGCTTCCGCCAGAGCATGAACGGTGGTGGCGTATGGGGTGTTGGCCTGGCAGGCTACGAACGTCTGGTGTATGACACCCAGAACGGACTGCCGGCCAACATCGGACTGTATCAGGCCAAGATTCCGACATTCCTGGATATCCCGCATGTTACCCACAGTGATGCCACTAATATGGCTGACCCGCAAAGCCCGATGGGGTCACGCGGTGTGGGTGAGCCGGCACAAGGCAGCGCCTGCGCGGCACTTGCCAGTGCCATCTCTGATGCATTGGGACACCAGTTCAATCGCTACCCGGTTACCCCTGACATGATTGTGAATCACGTTGCAGGGCTGGATAGCTTCAATACCGGCGATCTGAAATCGAATACATTCTGAGGTTTAAACTATGCCAGCTTATGACAATATGCCAGAAATGGACCTCTATCAGCCGGTACAGGTAGAGGACGCTTTAGCCCTCGCCTCACGTTTAGCTGATCGAGGGTGGTTGCTGGGCGGCGGCCAGGACACCTACGGGTGGATCAAGGATCGCGCCAAGCGTCCCGAAGCATTAATCGATCTTAATGGAATCGAATCAATGCGCGGGATACGTGAGACCAGCAACGGAATCGAAATTGGGGCATTGACTACTTTGACTGAAGTAGCCAATAACTCACTGATCAAGGAACGCTACGCGTTGCTGGCCAAGGCCGCATCCGTGGTGGCCAGCCCACAGATCCGTAATGTCGGCACCATTGCCGGTAACGTGGCTCAGGACGTGCGCTGCTGGTACTACCGCCGCGGTCTGGACTGCTACCGTGCCGGTGGCAACCTTTGCTATGCAGATACTCCTGAAGCACAGAACCGCGAACACGCGTTGTTTAATGCCAGCCGCTGTGTGGCAGTAACACCGAGTGACACAGCGCCCGCGCTGGTGGCACTTGAAGCCGAAATGGTCATAGCCCGTAACGGTGGTCAACGCGTGGTTGCAGCTGAGAACTTTTTTGTGGGCCCGGCGGTCGACATCGAGAACACCACTGTGCTGCGTGAAGGCGAAATCCTCACGGCTGTTCGGATCCCCGCCAAGTGGGCAAACGCTGAGTTCTACTATGAAAAAGTAGCAGATCGAAATGTCTGGGACTTTGCTCTGGTCAGTATTGCAGCCGCC from Pseudohongiella spirulinae encodes:
- a CDS encoding FAD binding domain-containing protein, with translation MPAYDNMPEMDLYQPVQVEDALALASRLADRGWLLGGGQDTYGWIKDRAKRPEALIDLNGIESMRGIRETSNGIEIGALTTLTEVANNSLIKERYALLAKAASVVASPQIRNVGTIAGNVAQDVRCWYYRRGLDCYRAGGNLCYADTPEAQNREHALFNASRCVAVTPSDTAPALVALEAEMVIARNGGQRVVAAENFFVGPAVDIENTTVLREGEILTAVRIPAKWANAEFYYEKVADRNVWDFALVSIAAAMRIEGGNIADSRLVCGAVECTPRRLTSVERAIRGRPRNQATADMVAGMAVQGAKPLARNHYKIPMMDNLVKRALTA
- a CDS encoding xanthine dehydrogenase family protein molybdopterin-binding subunit, with product MTYKHIGKNFTPPDIEAKVTGTARYAEDFKKEGMVFARLLTSPLPAGRVVSIDYSEALAMEGVVGILTTEDLPQAAPPANPPLASDVIAYLGQPILAIAAVTEEIAENAIEKVRIEFERRPFVVDPLDTLVEGGPNPYPNGNTLIRNAAAAAAGTTQSGTDVGEIKWSRDAVAAFRAGREPSNVTWGDQWEFGDLDAAFAECSVIVEEPFVTIGQPHHALEPRSGMAYWENGRCYFHGSLQSHTIAVAPLAGMLGIDPANLVFINEYTGGGFGGKIFPYPIMAVTGHLARKINRPVQLRITREEEFYIGHARAGMQGLMKLGLKPDGKVGAVDVIVIGDAGAGGGASGSGAARFVSLMVQPEAMRFRGVSLYTNTSPRAAQRGPGENEMATVLDPILDKAIRQAGLDRAQVRIMNAPDSNGLIGPQRGTLTGAWMPQAIAQAAEMFGWEEKRQLSGRRNGNKVTGIGIGMGYHSAGASGYDGLCRIGTDGKLYLHTGVGNLGTYSYAAVVRTAAEVLKVDWENCEIVRGNTDLHLPYSTFQAGSNTMFTEVRTNYVAAQDALRKLKAIAASELGGEPDDYDIDGARVFLTSNPDQGLTYAEAAQRAVSMGGEYSGQQYPDDLNPVTKRAVEGLAGTGLIGVAKDSRHSGTVPAFTVGFMEIELDTMTGKYDILDYTAVADCGTIIHPMGFRQSMNGGGVWGVGLAGYERLVYDTQNGLPANIGLYQAKIPTFLDIPHVTHSDATNMADPQSPMGSRGVGEPAQGSACAALASAISDALGHQFNRYPVTPDMIVNHVAGLDSFNTGDLKSNTF